One Prunus dulcis chromosome 8, ALMONDv2, whole genome shotgun sequence DNA window includes the following coding sequences:
- the LOC117638205 gene encoding NADH dehydrogenase [ubiquinone] 1 alpha subcomplex subunit 9, mitochondrial, producing MQAISKRVGHQYLTPSSSISSLKSIYPVSDHYYGADRPKYGSTLATKGVGHLVRKGTGGRSSVSGIVAAVFGSTGFLGRYLVQQLAKMGSQVLVPFRGSEDSHRHLKLMGDLGQIVPMKYNPRDEDSIKAVMAKANVVINLIGRDYETRNFSFEEVNHSMAEQLATISKEHGGIMRFIQVSCLGASSLSPSRFLRAKAAAEEAVLRELPEATVLRPAVLIGTEDRILNRWAFFAKKYGFLPLIGDGSTKIQPVYVVDVAGAIVAALKDDGTSMGKVYELGGPEVFTVHQLAELMFETIREWPHYVKVPLPIAKAIAAPREILLNKVPFPLPNPEIFNRDQILAQATDTVVSENSLTFSDLGLVPHKLKGYPVEFLIQYRKGGPNYGSTVSERVSPDAWP from the exons ATGCAGGCCATTTCGAAGCGTGTCGGGCACCAATACCTGACTCCCTCGTCTTCAATCTCGTCGCTCAAGTCAATCTACCCTGTTTCCGATCACT ATTATGGAGCTGATCGTCCGAAGTACGGATCTACCCTCGCCACTAAGGGAGTGGGGCACCTTGTGCGCAAGGGCACAGGTGGAAGATCATCTGTTAG TGGCATTGTTGCTGCAGTTTTTGGATCTACAGGGTTCCTTGGTCGTTATCTTGTACAACAACTTG CCAAAATGGGAAGTCAGGTGTTAGTTCCTTTCCGTGGTTCTGAGGATTCCCATCGTCATCTGAAGTTGATGGGGGATTTGGGACAG ATAGTACCTATGAAATACAATCCGAGAGATGAAGATTCAATTAAGGCAGTCATGGCGAAAGCTAATGTGGTTATCAATCTCATTG GGAGGGATTATGAGACAAGAAACTTTAGCTTTGAGGAAGTGAATCATTCCATGGCCGAACAACTGGCAACG ATTTCCAAGGAACACGGTGGTATCATGAGATTTATTCAAGTGTCTTGCTTAGGGGCATCTTCCTTGTCACCCTCCAGATTTCTAAGGGCTAAAGCTGCTGCAGAGGAAGCAGTATTACGTGAATTGCCAGAG GCCACTGTTTTGAGACCTGCTGTGCTGATTGGTACAGAGGACCGAATTTTGAATCGCTGGGCCTTTTTTGCGAAGAAATATGGCTTTCTTCCACTTATTGGGGATGGATCTACCAA AATCCAACCtgtatatgttgttgatgtTGCTGGGGCAATCGTGGCAGCCTTGAAGGATGATGGCACCAGCATGGGAAAAGTTTATGAACTTGGTGGGCCTGAGGTCTTTACAGTGCATCAATTG GCAGAGCTAATGTTTGAGACAATACGTGAATGGCCTCACTACGTGAAGGTTCCTCTCCCAATTGCAAAG GCAATTGCAGCGCCTCGAGAAATATTACTAAATAAAGTTCCATTTCCATTACCTAATCCTGAAATCTTCAACCGAGATCAAATCCTTGCCCAAGCTACGGATACAGTCGTCTCAGAAAATT CTTTGACTTTCAGTGATCTTGGACTTGTGCCCCATAAGCTGAAGGGTTACCCTGTTGAGTTTCTTATCCAATATCGTAAGGGTGGCCCTAATTATGGTTCTACAGTCAGTGAAAGAGTGTCTCCAGATGCTTGGCCATGA
- the LOC117637095 gene encoding tyrosine decarboxylase 1 isoform X1, giving the protein MESGLKPMDAEQLRENAHKMVDFIADYYKTIENFPVLSQVQPGYLRELLPDSAPTHPEPLQHIFDDIQAKILPGVTHWQSPNFFGYYPSNSSIAGFLGEMMSAGLNIVGFSWITSPAATELEMIVLDWFGKMLKLPEEFLSAGKGGGVIQGTASEAVLVVLLAARDKILRRVGKNSLEKLVVYASDQTHSALQKACQIGGIHPENCRLLRTDSSIDYALSPNVLNEAISNDVTSGLIPFFLCATVGTTSSTAVDPLLELGRIAKSNDMWFHVDAAYAGSACICPEYRHYIDGVEEADSFNTNAHKWFLTNFDCSVLWIKDRNALIQALSTNPEFLKNKASQANLVVDYKDWQIPLGRRFRSLKLWMVLRLYGLENLQSYIRNHINLAKHFEELVAQDPRFEIVTPRLFSLVCFRLLPPHNDETCASKLNHGLLDAVNSTGKIFVSHTVLSGNYLLRLAVGAPLTEERHVNAAWKLLQDEASALLATL; this is encoded by the exons AT GGAGAGTGGGCTGAAGCCAATGGATGCTGAGCAGCTCAGAGAGAATGCCCACAAGATGGTAGATTTCATTGCTGATTACTACAAAACCATTGAGAATTTCCCTGTTCTCAGCCAAGTGCAG CCGGGATATCTCCGGGAACTTTTACCGGATTCTGCACCTACTCATCCCGAGCCTTTGCAACATATTTTTGATG ACATTCAGGCTAAGATATTACCAGGGGTTACCCATTGGCAGAGCCCAAATTTCTTTGGGTACTACCCTTCCAACAGCAGCATTGCTGGATTTTTAGGTGAAATGATGAGCGCAGGCTTAAACATTGTTGGGTTCAGTTGGATAACTTCTCCTGCTGCAACTGAACTTGAAATGATCGTATTGGATTGGTTTGGTAAAATGCTTAAACTACCCGAAGAATTTCTTTCAGCAG GAAAAGGTGGTGGAGTGATACAAGGCACAGCAAGTGAAGCTGTTCTTGTTGTTCTGTTGGCAGCTCGTGATAAGATTTTGAGGAGAGTAGGAAAAAATTCCCTTGAGAAGCTTGTTGTCTATGCATCTGATCAAACACATTCAGCTTTGCAAAAAGCTTGTCAG ATAGGGGGAATCCATCCCGAGAATTGCAGGCTGCTGAGGACTGATTCTTCTATTGATTATGCCCTTTCTCCCAATGTACTTAATGAAGCAATTTCAAACGACGTCACCAGTGGTTTAATTCCATTTTTCCTATGTGCGACA GTCGGTACTACTTCATCAACGGCTGTTGACCCTTTGCTAGAACTGGGTAGGATTGCAAAG AGCAATGACATGTGGTTCCATGTGGATGCTGCATATGCTGGTAGTGCTTGTATATGTCCAGAGTACCGCCATTACATTGATGGTGTTGAAGAGGCAGACTCATTTAACACAAATGCACATAAATGGTTTCTCACGAACTTTGACTGTTCAGTGCTCTGGATCAAG GATAGAAATGCTTTGATCCAGGCTCTGTCTACAAATCCTGAGTTCCTAAAAAACAAG GCCTCTCAAGCAAACCTGGTTGTGGATTACAAAGATTGGCAAATCCCACTTGGTCGTCGGTTTAG ATCATTAAAGCTATGGATGGTGCTGAGACTTTATGGTCTGGAAAACCTACAGTCATATATAAGAAACCATATTAATTTAGCTAAACACTTCGAAGAGCTCGTTGCTCAAGACCCCAGATTTGAG ATTGTTACTCCGCGGCTATTTTCATTAGTTTGTTTCCGTCTTCTGCCCCCTCATAACGACGAAACCTGTGCTAGTAAACTGAATCATGGCCTATTAGATGCTGTGAACTCAACCGGGAAGATTTTTGTTTCTCACACG GTCCTGTCAGGGAATTACTTGTTACGTCTTGCAGTAGGAGCTCCATTGACTGAGGAGAGGCATGTGAATGCAGCATGGAAGCTTTTGCAAGATGAGGCTTCTGCCCTGCTTGCGACTCTTTAG
- the LOC117638779 gene encoding uncharacterized protein LOC117638779 produces the protein MEPNAGHDDFFERINLQGKNTGAAFFIRPGTGAETHSGDCCCINIYINSNVQGANNSFLDGSCVKMKDPGVHLFFGDVKLGKSFRRNKMKRRRRRKKKEGPSASKQQLGSCPIFLFVFFPFILFLSLLCP, from the coding sequence ATGGAGCCAAATGCAGGCCATGACGACTTCTTTGAACGCATCAACTTACAAGGAAAGAACACCGGGGCAGCATTTTTCATACGGCCGGGCACCGGAGCTGAGACGCACTCCGGTGATTGTTGCTGCATcaacatttatataaacaGCAATGTTCAGGGAGCTAACAATTCGTTTCTGGATGGGAGTTGTGTGAAAATGAAGGATCCAGGAGTTCACTTGTTCTTTGGAGACGTGAAGTTGGGTAAGTCTTTTAGAAGaaacaagatgaagagaaggagaaggagaaagaaaaaggaaggcCCATCTGCTTCGAAGCAGCAGCTAGGGTCTTGtcccatttttttatttgtatttttcccTTTCATCTTGTTCCTTTCATTGTTATGCCCATGA
- the LOC117636478 gene encoding ABC transporter C family member 5 produces the protein MGLTLLLNGTFASSPAQQSSITFLRALQGLPVLELSSIFINLVLFLAFLFIISARRIFVCLGRIRILKDDLASNASSIRHNTVVDAETREVRVGTDFKFSVFCCFYVLFVQVVLLGFDGVGLIRATSNGKVVNWSVLCLPAAQGLGWFVLSFAALHCKFKVSEKFPLLLRVWWSVSFLICLCTLYVDGRGFAIEGSKHLRSHVVANLAVTPALAFLCFVAFRGVTGIHVSGHSDLQEPLLLEEEAGCLKVTPYHEAGLFSLATLSWLNPLLSIGAKRPLEIKDIPLLAPQDRAKTNYKILNSNWEKLKVENPSKQPSLAWAILKSFWKEAACNAIFAGLNTLVSYVGPFMISYFVDYLGGIETFPHEGYILAGTFFAAKLVETLTTRQWYLGVDILGMHVRSALTAMVYRKGLRLSSTAKQSHTSGEIVNYMAVDVQRIGDYSWYLHDMWMLPMQIILALAILYKNVGIASVATLIATIISIILTVPVAKIQEDYQDKLMTAKDERMRKTSECLRNMRILKLQAWEDRYRLKLEEMRGVEFKWLHKALYSQAFITFMFWSSPIFVSAVTFGTSIFLGHHLTAGGVLSALATFRILQEPLRNFPDLVSMMAQTKVSLDRISGFLQEEELQEDATIVLPRGITKTSVEIKDGAFSWDPSSPRPTLSGIQMKVERGMRVAVCGMVGSGKSSFLSCILGEIPKISGEVKLCGTAAYVPQSAWIQSGNIEENILFGSPMDKPKYKKVIHACSLKKDLELFSHGDQTIIGDRGINLSGGQKQRVQLARALYQDADIYLLDDPFSAVDAHTGSELFKEYILTALEDKTVIFVTHQVEFLPAADLILVLKGGRIMQAGKYDDLLQAGTDFKSLVSAHHEAIEAMDIPNYSSGDSDQSLCPDGSIELRKNRDTPSSSVDCLAKEVQEGASASEQKAIKEKKKAKRSRKKQLVQEEERVRGRVSMKVYLSYMAAAYKGWLIPPIIIAQAIFQFLQIASSWWMAWANPQTEGDQPKVSSMVLLVVYMALAFGSSWFIFVRAILVATFGLAAAQKLFVKMLRSVFRAPMSFFDSTPAGRILNRVSIDQSVVDLDIPFRLGGFASTTIQLIGIVGVMTTVTWQVLLLVIPMAIACLWMQKYYMASSRELVRIVSIQKSPIIHLFGESIAGAATIRGFGQEKRFMKRNLYLLDCFARPFFCSIAAIEWLCLRMELLSTFVFAFCMILLVSFPHGSIDPSMAGLAVTYGLNLNARLSRWILSFCKLENKIISIERIYQYSQIPSEAPPVIEDSHPPCTWPENGTIEMVDLKVRYKENLPVVLHGVTCTFPGGKNIGIVGRTGSGKSTLIQALFRLIEPAGGRILIDNVDISMIGLHDLRSRLSIIPQDPTLFEGTIRGNLDPLEEHLDHEIWQALDKSQLGDIIREKEQKLDTPVLENGDNWSVGQRQLVSLGRALLKQAKILVLDEATASVDTATDNLIQKIIRTEFKNCTVCTIAHRIPTVIDSDLVLVLSDGRVAEFDTPTRLLEDKSSMFLKLVTEYSSRSSGIPDF, from the exons ATGGGTCTCACTCTTTTGCTCAATGGAACCTTTGCTTCATCACCAGCTCAACAATCATCGATTACCTTTTTGAGAGCTTTGCAAGGTCTGCCCGTTTTGGAACTCTCTtcaattttcatcaatttggtACTCTTTCTTGccttcctcttcatcatctcaGCCAGGCGAATATTTGTTTGTCTGGGTCGGATTAGAATCCTTAAAGATGATTTGGCCTCGAATGCGAGCTCAATTCGGCATAATACTGTTGTTGATGCTGAAACTCGTGAGGTTAGAGTTGGTACAGACTTCAAATTTTCGGTCTTTTGTTGCTTCTATGTGTTGTTTGTACAAGTTGTGTTGTTGGGTTTTGATGGGGTTGGTCTGATAAGAGCAACTTCTAATGGGAAGGTTGTGAATTGGTCTGTGCTTTGCTTGCCAGCTGCACAAGGCTTAGGTTGGTTTGTGCTGAGTTTTGCAGCTCTGCATTGTAAATTCAAGGTGTCTGAGAAATTCCCACTGTTGTTGAGGGTCTGGTGGTCTGTGTCATTTCTGATTTGTCTGTGCACTTTATATGTTGATGGGAGAGGTTTTGCAATAGAAGGCTCAAAACACCTCCGTTCTCATGTTGTGGCAAATCTCGCTGTGACACCTGCCCTAgcctttctttgttttgttgcatTTAGGGGTGTTACTGGTATTCATGTTTCTGGACACTCTGATCTTCAAGAGCCATTGcttcttgaagaagaagcagggTGTCTTAAAGTTACCCCTTATCATGAAGCTGGGCTTTTTAGCTTGGCCACACTTTCTTGGTTAAACCCACTTCTTTCAATTGGGGCAAAGAGACCGCTTGAGATCAAGGACATTCCTCTTCTTGCACCGCAAGATCGAGCCAAGACCAATTATAAGATCTTGAATTCAAATTGGGAGAAGTTGAAGGTTGAAAATCCTTCAAAACAGCCTTCTTTAGCCTGGGCAATTCTCAAGTCATTTTGGAAGGAGGCAGCTTGTAATGCCATATTTGCTGGCTTGAATACTCTTGTTTCATATGTTGGTCCGTTTATGATTAGCTATTTTGTCGATTATTTAGGGGGGATAGAGACTTTCCCCCATGAAGGGTATATCCTTGCTGGGACATTCTTTGCAGCCAAGCTTGTTGAGACCTTAACGACTCGGCAGTGGTATCTCGGGGTAGACATCTTGGGTATGCATGTAAGATCAGCTCTAACGGCAATGGTATACCGAAAAGGACTCAGGCTTTCCAGCACGGCCAAGCAAAGTCACACTAGTGGAGAGATTGTTAATTACATGGCTGTTGATGTGCAAAGGATAGGGGACTACTCCTGGTATCTCCATGACATGTGGATGCTTCCCATGCAAATCATTCTCGCCCTCGCAATTTTGTACAAGAATGTTGGAATTGCTTCTGTTGCGACGTTGATTGCCACCATTATCTCCATTATTCTTACTGTTCCTGTGGCAAAGATACAAGAAGATTATCAAGACAAATTGATGACTGCGAAGGATGAAAGAATGAGGAAGACTTCCGAGTGCCTACGAAACATGAGGATTCTCAAGTTGCAAGCTTGGGAGGACAGGTACCGTTTGAAGTTAGAAGAGATGCGTGGTGTGGAGTTCAAGTGGCTACACAAAGCCCTCTACTCTCAGGCTTTTATTACATTCATGTTCTGGAGCTCTCCTATATTTGTTTCAGCTGTAACTTTTGGTACCTCTATATTTTTGGGTCATCACCTCACTGCAGGTGGTGTTCTTTCTGCTCTAGCCACTTTCAGGATACTCCAAGAACCACTCAGGAATTTCCCTGATCTTGTATCAATGATGGCTCAGACAAAAGTTTCCCTTGATCGAATTTCTGGATTCCTGCAGGAGGAAGAGTTGCAGGAGGATGCAACAATTGTCCTGCCAAGAGGCATCACAAAAACGTCAGTAGAAATTAAAGATGGTGCGTTTTCCTGGGACCCTTCCTCTCCCAGACCAACATTATCAGGAATACAAATGAAAGTGGAAAGAGGGATGCGTGTGGCTGTTTGTGGAATGGTTGGTTCtggaaaatcaagttttctctCTTGCATCCTTGGTGAGATCCCAAAAATCTCCGGTGAA GTAAAGTTATGCGGTACTGCTGCTTATGTTCCTCAGTCAGCATGGATACAATCTGGaaatattgaagaaaatattctttttggCAGCCCAATGGATAAACCAAAGTACAAGAAGGTTATCCATGCTTGTTCACTGAAAAAAGATTTGGAACTTTTTTCACATGGAGATCAGACCATAATTGGTGATAGGGGTATAAATCTGAGTGGTGGCCAGAAGCAACGTGTGCAGCTTGCAAGGGCACTTTATCAAGATGCTGACATTTATTTACTTGATGACCCCTTTAGTGCAGTTGATGCACACACTGGGTCAGAGTTGTTTAAG GAATACATATTGACAGCATTAGAAGACAAAACTGTGATTTTTGTGACCCATCAAGTTGAATTTCTGCCGGCTGCTGATTTAATACTG GTTCTTAAAGGAGGGCGCATCATGCAGGCAGGAAAATATGATGATCTTTTACAGGCAGGAACTGATTTTAAATCACTAGTCTCAGCTCACCACGAAGCAATTGAAGCTATGGATATTCCTAATTACTCATCAGGAGATTCAGATCAAAGCTTGTGTCCAGATGGCTCTATTGAACTCCGAAAAAATCGTGATACACCTAGCAGTAGTGTTGACTGTTTGGCAAAGGAAGTGCAAGAAGGTGCATCAGCTTCAGAGCAGAAAGcaattaaagagaaaaagaaagcaaagcgTTCAAGAAAAAAGCAGCTTGTCCAGGAAGAGGAAAGGGTAAGAGGAAGAGTCAGCATGAAGGTTTACTTGTCATATATGGCTGCAGCATATAAAGGATGGCTGATTCCACCCATAATCATTGCACAAGCAATATTTCAGTTCCTTCAAATTGCTAGTAGTTGGTGGATGGCTTGGGCAAATCCCCAAACAGAAGGAGACCAACCGAAAGTGAGTTCGATGGTCCTTCTTGTTGTTTACATGGCCCTTGCATTTGGGAGCTCTTGGTTTATATTTGTTAGAGCTATTTTGGTAGCTACATTTGGTCTAGCAGCTGCACAGAAGTTGTTTGTGAAGATGCTTAGAAGTGTGTTCCGGGCACCAATGTCTTTCTTTGACTCTACTCCTGCTGGACGGATCTTGAATCGT GTATCAATTGATCAAAGTGTGGTGGATCTTGATATTCCTTTTAGACTTGGTGGGTTCGCTTCAACGACAATACAACTTATTGGTATTGTTGGTGTGATGACGACTGTTACCTGGCAAGTTTTGCTTCTTGTTATTCCTATGGCCATTGCTTGTTTGTGGATGCAG AAATACTACATGGCTTCATCAAGAGAACTGGTCCGAATTGTTAGCATCCAGAAGTCTCCAATTATCCATCTTTTTGGTGAGTCAATTGCTGGAGCTGCCACAATAAGAGGATTTGGACAAGAAAAAAGGTTCATGAAGAGGAATCTTTATCTTCTTGATTGTTTTGCTCGTCCATTCTTCTGCAGTATTGCAGCTATTGAATGGCTCTGCCTGCGCATGGAACTACTCTCAACCTTTGTATTCGCTTTCTGCATGATTTTACTTGTGAGCTTTCCTCATGGAAGTATCGATCCAA GCATGGCGGGCCTTGCTGTGACATATGGCCTGAATTTGAATGCACGCCTATCACGGTGGATACTTAGCTTTTGCAAGCTTGAAAACAAGATTATTTCTATTGAAAGGATTTATCAGTACAGTCAAATCCCAAGTGAAGCTCCACCTGTTATTGAGGATTCTCATCCTCCATGTACATGGCCAGAGAATGGAACAATTGAAATGGTTGATTTAAAG GTTCGTTACAAGGAAAATCTTCCTGTGGTCCTTCATGGGGTAACTTGTACTTTTCCTGGTGGAAAGAATATTGGAATTGTTGGGCGTACTGGAAGTGGTAAATCTACTCTGATCCAGGCATTATTTCGACTAATTGAACCAGCAGGGGGGAGGATCCTAATAGACAACGTTGATATTTCAATGATTGGTCTTCATGATCTCCGTAGCCGTCTCAGTATCATACCCCAGGATCCTACCTTATTTGAAGGGACCATTAGGGGCAATCTTGATCCCCTTGAAGAGCATTTGGATCATGAAATTTGGCAG GCACTTGACAAATCTCAGCTTGGAGATATAATCCGTGAAAAAGAGCAAAAGCTTGATACACCAG TGCTGGAAAATGGAGATAATTGGAGTGTGGGGCAGCGACAACTTGTTTCTTTGGGCAGGGCATTGCTTAAGCAAGCAAAAATACTGGTGCTTGATGAAGCGACAGCGTCGGTTGATACAGCCACAGACAATCTCATTCAGAAAATTATTCGAACAGAGTTTAAGAACTGCACTGTGTGTACTATTGCACATCGTATCCCAACCGTAATTGACAGTGATCTTGTACTGGTACTCAGTGATG GTCGAGTTGCAGAGTTTGATACTCCTACAAGGCTATTAGAAGATAAATCATCCATGTTTCTAAAATTGGTAACAGAATATTCATCAAGGTCTAGTGGCATACCAGATTTTTGA
- the LOC117637095 gene encoding tyrosine decarboxylase 1 isoform X2, with the protein MESGLKPMDAEQLRENAHKMVDFIADYYKTIENFPVLSQVQPGYLRELLPDSAPTHPEPLQHIFDDIQAKILPGVTHWQSPNFFGYYPSNSSIAGFLGEMMSAGLNIVGFSWITSPAATELEMIVLDWFGKMLKLPEEFLSAGKGGGVIQGTASEAVLVVLLAARDKILRRVGKNSLEKLVVYASDQTHSALQKACQIGGIHPENCRLLRTDSSIDYALSPNVLNEAISNDVTSGLIPFFLCATVGTTSSTAVDPLLELGRIAKSNDMWFHVDAAYAGSACICPEYRHYIDGVEEADSFNTNAHKWFLTNFDCSVLWIKDRNALIQALSTNPEFLKNKASQANLVVDYKDWQIPLGRRFRLLLRGYFH; encoded by the exons AT GGAGAGTGGGCTGAAGCCAATGGATGCTGAGCAGCTCAGAGAGAATGCCCACAAGATGGTAGATTTCATTGCTGATTACTACAAAACCATTGAGAATTTCCCTGTTCTCAGCCAAGTGCAG CCGGGATATCTCCGGGAACTTTTACCGGATTCTGCACCTACTCATCCCGAGCCTTTGCAACATATTTTTGATG ACATTCAGGCTAAGATATTACCAGGGGTTACCCATTGGCAGAGCCCAAATTTCTTTGGGTACTACCCTTCCAACAGCAGCATTGCTGGATTTTTAGGTGAAATGATGAGCGCAGGCTTAAACATTGTTGGGTTCAGTTGGATAACTTCTCCTGCTGCAACTGAACTTGAAATGATCGTATTGGATTGGTTTGGTAAAATGCTTAAACTACCCGAAGAATTTCTTTCAGCAG GAAAAGGTGGTGGAGTGATACAAGGCACAGCAAGTGAAGCTGTTCTTGTTGTTCTGTTGGCAGCTCGTGATAAGATTTTGAGGAGAGTAGGAAAAAATTCCCTTGAGAAGCTTGTTGTCTATGCATCTGATCAAACACATTCAGCTTTGCAAAAAGCTTGTCAG ATAGGGGGAATCCATCCCGAGAATTGCAGGCTGCTGAGGACTGATTCTTCTATTGATTATGCCCTTTCTCCCAATGTACTTAATGAAGCAATTTCAAACGACGTCACCAGTGGTTTAATTCCATTTTTCCTATGTGCGACA GTCGGTACTACTTCATCAACGGCTGTTGACCCTTTGCTAGAACTGGGTAGGATTGCAAAG AGCAATGACATGTGGTTCCATGTGGATGCTGCATATGCTGGTAGTGCTTGTATATGTCCAGAGTACCGCCATTACATTGATGGTGTTGAAGAGGCAGACTCATTTAACACAAATGCACATAAATGGTTTCTCACGAACTTTGACTGTTCAGTGCTCTGGATCAAG GATAGAAATGCTTTGATCCAGGCTCTGTCTACAAATCCTGAGTTCCTAAAAAACAAG GCCTCTCAAGCAAACCTGGTTGTGGATTACAAAGATTGGCAAATCCCACTTGGTCGTCGGTTTAG ATTGTTACTCCGCGGCTATTTTCATTAG